One Arachis hypogaea cultivar Tifrunner chromosome 18, arahy.Tifrunner.gnm2.J5K5, whole genome shotgun sequence genomic window, AATGTTTACAAATACCTATTCATAGGTAATAATTATCTTAAAAGGAAAAAATATGCATCCAAACCAACTCTGAATTAATCTCAAGCTTGAACCTTTGCAAGTGAAAACATTTCAAAACAATACACTACAATAAATAAGACTACGCTGCTCAGCAATCAATTTGCTTCACCAGCAGCTCCTACTGGACATGAAAAAACATGGTTTTAATTTTAAGGTTACACATAAAGGTCTAACATGCtatgaaaaattaaattcttttctttgtttttttgctACTAAATTTGTATCTCAGAATATTACAAGTACAATATAGCCGGTAAGAACCAATTGAATTATGTTGTTCCAACCTTAGCTTGAGCAGCAACCAACTCTTTTCAATGCAGAAACATCATTTTTAAGATCTATTTTCTCCCCTTTCGCGGGAACGGCAGCAGTTCCATTCTCTGCAGCCTCTACCGCTTTCTTGCTCACAATTCGGTAGATTTGAGTTAGAACTTCAGCGAATGCATTCTCTACATTGGTGGCCTCCAGAGCTGAGGTTTCCATGAAGTACAGTGATTCCTTCTCCGCATAAGACTTGCCGTCTTCGGTTGACACCGCTACAAGGTGGCGGAGATCTGATTTGTTACCAACAAGCATCACAACTATGTTGGCATCTGTGTGGTTTCGCAATTCTTTAAGCCATCTGTCAACATTCTCGAATGTTGCATGGCGGGTGACATCATACACAAGAAGTGCACCTACAGCCCCACGGTAGTAAGCGCTGGTTATGGCGCGATACCTGCAAAGAGAAACAATGAAAATCAATAACATGCAAAGTTAGGAtattcattaaatacaatttatccATAACAATCGATTGTTTACTTTTATGCAATAATGCAAACTTGTGTTAATTATGATGGTAAATGACAAAATAAGCATAGTCATGTCATTGGCTACAAGACATGAACAAGATTGCAACCAAGAAGCAATGTCACACCCAACATTTTTAAGTTGGAAACTAATTTCACAATTACTCTAAACAAAAGACTAGAGTCCAAATGCAACATATCCTGGATTTCTACTTCTGAAAAATTGTACATACCATCATACCCTTCTAACAAGTATCTCTCACAATTAAGGTTTTCTGATTACCTCTTTTTTTACAAGGTAATAACTAATAAGCAGTATATAAgagtaatttaattattaatttaactatttaagtGATATGGGTAAGAATAAATGAATAATAGTAGTCAAAGAGCCATGTCCAAAATACGGTAATGATGTGTGCAACACATTCTTACAGCTATGTGATTTCAGAGTTACAGTTGCAATATCATATTTCCCGCTGATACACTATCCAGGAATTTCTGCAAGTAAAATTTCAATAACAGCTTAGTTTTACCTGACACAATTTTCGACATTCACATTAGGTGAACTAAGAGAGAGCTCAAAAGTCAAAACTTTGACCTCTTCAAGGTACATGTCATTTGACAATTTGTATCAAATGGATCGCATATGCTTCATTTAGACCATCATTCACCACAAAGAACGCATAACAAAAATTAAGCCTAGTAACAATA contains:
- the LOC112771023 gene encoding ras-related protein RABA1b, with product MAGYRADDDYDYLFKVVLIGDSGVGKSNLLSRFTKNEFNLESKSTIGVEFATRTLNVDSKVIKAQIWDTAGQERYRAITSAYYRGAVGALLVYDVTRHATFENVDRWLKELRNHTDANIVVMLVGNKSDLRHLVAVSTEDGKSYAEKESLYFMETSALEATNVENAFAEVLTQIYRIVSKKAVEAAENGTAAVPAKGEKIDLKNDVSALKRVGCCSS